In Syntrophales bacterium, the sequence GGCCGAAGAGGAGAAGAGCATTCTTGCGGCCATCGTGGCGGAGTTGCCCGAAGGCATATTCATCTGTAATGCCGAAGGACAGATCCTTCTCTACAATAAGCAGGCCCGGCGGTACTTCGAGGGTGAAGAAAAAAATAACAGTTCCCTCCTGGAACCCTGCAACGGGCCATGGAAACGTGAAAGCGGGTATATCGGCCTGGGCAGGTCTGTTTTCGGCCTGATCGACAAGACCCTCGTTGTCCAGGCTCTCGACGAAATAGCTGGAAAGCTGGAACGCGCGGAATCCAGGGTAACCGCGCATTTCATTGCCGTCGGCAACGGGCACCGGCTTCTTCGTGTCGAAGCGGTCCCCGTGCTGAACCACGGGGGAGAGCTGACCGGTTTTGTCCTTATCATACAAGACATCATAAAACAGATCGAAACCGACACCCGGTTGAGCTTCCTTCTGCAATCGCTGACGCAGGGTGTCCGGGATTCCATGAAGAGAATTCGAACGGCCATCGAAGCCATTCTCGATCAACCCGAGATGGATCATCTGCAGCGGGAAGGGTTCAAGAAAATGATTCACCGGGAAATCCTGGAATCCGGAGCCGTCCTCGATGAGGCGGCCCTGGATTATTCAGGGCATGTCAGCACAATGCGTCCCCTTGTCCGTATGCTCGGCAAAGATCTGCTGACCATTATAAGACAACAAGCCGAGGAAAATTTCGGCATGACCGTAAAAATTATTCCTTCCGAGGAGCAGAACTGGATCAAGATAGACTGTTATTCTTTTCTTCTTGCGGTTCTTTTCATCCTGAACCGGTTGCAACTGGAGACCAATGTTGATACCTTTACATGCAAACTCGAACGGGGAGGGAAGTTCACGAACATCGATCTCATATGGAAGGGAAAACCCCTGAAGATACAGACCCTGCGTGAGTGGGAAAGCGAAGTGGTCGTCGTGGGCAGGGAAGGCATTCCTTCTACGTTGAGGGAGGTTATCAAGCTCCACGGTGCGAAGATGTGGCCGGCGACCTGGAAGCAGGCGGCAGGAGATGACCTGGGGTTATGGCCCCGTTCGTATGAACCGACCAGAGACCGGTCGGCCTTTCGCCTGTCTCTGCCGGATGTTGAAACGCCCGAACCGGACACGCTTCGGAAGACATCGGTCGTGCTTCCCAGCCGGCCGGAGTTTTACGATTTCGATCTCTTCAACCAGCCCGGACAGACGCCCGAGTTGGACAACCGGTTGCTGGCCGAACTGACCTATACCGTGTTTGATACGGAAACAACGGGATTGTTTCCGCAGGTGGGAGACGAAATTATTTCTCTGGGAGCCGTGAGGATTGTCAACGGGCGACTCCTCCGCGAAGAAGTATTCGATCAGCTGGTCAATCCCAGACGGTATTTCTGGCAAAAATCCGTCGAGGTCCATGGCATTCAGCCCGAGATGCTCGAGAGCCAGCCGGCGATCGATGACGTGCTTCCATTGTTCCACCGGTTTGTGGAAGACAGTATTCTCGTGGCCCACAACGCGGCCTTTGACATGTGCATGCTGCAGATGAAAGAAGAGTCATCGGGGATAACATTTATCAACCCCGTTCTGGACACGCTCCTGCTTTCGGCCGTCGTCCATCCGGCCCAGGAAGAGCATACGCTGGAGGCAATAGCGGCACGTCTGGGCGTCAGCATTGTGGGCAGGCATACCGCCCTGGGAGACGCCCTCGCGACAGGAGAAATATTCCTCAAGCTGGTCCCGCTTCTTTCGCAGATGGGTATCCGTACCCTGGGAGAAGCCCGGATGGCTTCTGAAAGGACGTTTTATGCCCGAATCAAGTATTGATGGCTTCGTAAAAAGTCCGGATGCTGCGTTGCGCTTCATCCTTCGTCACTGCGGCGTACCACTAAGTACGCCTCATTCCTCAGGATTTGCGCGCCTTGCCTGCGGAGCTTTTTACGAAGCCATCCTCAACCAGATGTTTTTCGACTTTTTACGGGACCGTCAAGTATTGACGGCTTCGTAACAAGTCCGGATGCTGCGCTGGGCCGTATCCTCAGTTTTCCAGATGTCTTGTGGTCAAGGAGGGGACTATGAGCAGTGATGCCTATTCGTTTTTGTCGAGCATTCAACCCTTTACGTTTCTTTCGGAAGAGGGGCTCACACCGGTGGCCGATCAACTCATCGAGGTGACCCATCCCCGGGAAACGGTACTCCTCATCCAGGGACAGAATGTCGTTGAACATGTGTACCTGGTCAGGAAGGGGCTGGTCGAGCGGTACTACCGTGAAAAAGATCAAGATTTTCTCCACCTGCTCTATCATGAGAAAGGCCTGTTCGGAGCCATTTCCATGCTGCTCCGCGGCGGCATGTCCATTGCCACCTTTAAGACGATAGAGGATACGGATTTTTACCTGCTTCCAAAAGATGTATTTCTCGATCTGTATTCGCGGCACCAGGAGATTGCTGATTTTTTCACCGACCAATTGGGCAAGTTCATGGTGGACAAGTCTTTTGCAACGGCCGTCGTAAGCAGTCTTCGTCACGCTGATGATGGGCCTCCCCAGATATTCAACCAGAATGTGGAGAACATATTCACAAAAAATCTCGTATGGTGTGGAACAACGGTGTCCGTTAAAGAAGCTGCCGCGAATATGGCTCAACATCAGTGCAGCTCCATCCTCCTTCGGGAGCCCGAGGGCGATTTCGTGGGAATCATAACCGACCGGGACCTGAGGGACAAGATAATCGTCCATGGCGCCTGCGACATGGGAGCGACGGCATCGCAAATCATGTCCTCACCCCTTGAGACCATTCCGGCGAAAGCTCCCCTGTCGGACGCGCTCACGGTCATGATGTTGAAAAATCTCAAGCATCTCGGGGTAACCGATGACAGCGGAGGGGTGATCGGAATCATCACCAGCCGGGATATTCTTGAAGCCCACAGCCGGTCGCCTTTTTTCCTGCTCAGGGAAATCAACGGAGCACACAGTTTCGATGAAATCAGGGGCAAGCACAGCCGGGTTCCCGGGTTGATCCATGGTCTTATCAAGAGTGGGGCCAAGGTAATGAATGTTGCTAGGATGGTATCGGTCATATCCGACGCTATCCTGAACCGGCTTGCCGGTTTTGCCATTGATGAACTGGGTCCGCCGCCGGCCAGGTTCGCCTTTATGATCGTCGGTAGCGAGGGGAGGCGGGAACAGACACTGAAAACAGACCAGGACAATGCCATCGTGTTCGAGGACGTTTCCAGGGAGCGCTCAAAGGACGTGATGGCCTATTTTCTTGCATTCGGAGAAAAGGTGTGCAACTGGCTCAACGAGGCGGGATATACCTTCTGTAACGGCGGCATAATGGCAAAAAACCCGCAATGGTGCCAGCCGCTTTCAGTCTGGAAACACTACTTCTCCACATGGATTGGAACAGCGGAACCGGAAGGACTGCTTCAATCCAGCATTTTCTTCGATTTTCGTACCGGCTATGGTGACACGGAGATTATCGATGATTTAAGGGATTACATGTTTCGATCCTTCGACGCTCATCCCAATTTTTTCCGTTACCTGGCGGAAACCACGGTGGAGCGTAAACCGCCGCTTGGCCTCTTCGGGTCCTTTATGGTGGAAACGAAAGACGGACGTCACGGCGTCATCGATGTAAAGGTACCTATGATCACCATCGTCAACTATACGCGGGTCTATGCCCTGAAGAACAGAATTGCGGAAACAAACACCCTCGAAAGAATGTACCAGCTCTATCTGAAAAAAGGACTTTCCTGGGAAGACTACCAGGATTTTCAGCAGGCATACAGCTTCCTCATGCGGTTGCGGCTTGAACGTCAG encodes:
- a CDS encoding DUF294 nucleotidyltransferase-like domain-containing protein encodes the protein MSSDAYSFLSSIQPFTFLSEEGLTPVADQLIEVTHPRETVLLIQGQNVVEHVYLVRKGLVERYYREKDQDFLHLLYHEKGLFGAISMLLRGGMSIATFKTIEDTDFYLLPKDVFLDLYSRHQEIADFFTDQLGKFMVDKSFATAVVSSLRHADDGPPQIFNQNVENIFTKNLVWCGTTVSVKEAAANMAQHQCSSILLREPEGDFVGIITDRDLRDKIIVHGACDMGATASQIMSSPLETIPAKAPLSDALTVMMLKNLKHLGVTDDSGGVIGIITSRDILEAHSRSPFFLLREINGAHSFDEIRGKHSRVPGLIHGLIKSGAKVMNVARMVSVISDAILNRLAGFAIDELGPPPARFAFMIVGSEGRREQTLKTDQDNAIVFEDVSRERSKDVMAYFLAFGEKVCNWLNEAGYTFCNGGIMAKNPQWCQPLSVWKHYFSTWIGTAEPEGLLQSSIFFDFRTGYGDTEIIDDLRDYMFRSFDAHPNFFRYLAETTVERKPPLGLFGSFMVETKDGRHGVIDVKVPMITIVNYTRVYALKNRIAETNTLERMYQLYLKKGLSWEDYQDFQQAYSFLMRLRLERQLTAIMEENAEPDNYITPNKLPRLDRSTLRAIFKRIERYQSKLVFDFWK
- a CDS encoding exonuclease domain-containing protein; amino-acid sequence: MYSRYWKSWWYVFAALGALLFLLIVTAVIFRGHIPLDERSFEFLILGAMFLILLSLSVVTSVIIHRYIRPLRKLAEEARIVTSANPSHRINIRGGNEVKHLVKAINDMAQRYEELKSDIWHQIQHAMARAEEEKSILAAIVAELPEGIFICNAEGQILLYNKQARRYFEGEEKNNSSLLEPCNGPWKRESGYIGLGRSVFGLIDKTLVVQALDEIAGKLERAESRVTAHFIAVGNGHRLLRVEAVPVLNHGGELTGFVLIIQDIIKQIETDTRLSFLLQSLTQGVRDSMKRIRTAIEAILDQPEMDHLQREGFKKMIHREILESGAVLDEAALDYSGHVSTMRPLVRMLGKDLLTIIRQQAEENFGMTVKIIPSEEQNWIKIDCYSFLLAVLFILNRLQLETNVDTFTCKLERGGKFTNIDLIWKGKPLKIQTLREWESEVVVVGREGIPSTLREVIKLHGAKMWPATWKQAAGDDLGLWPRSYEPTRDRSAFRLSLPDVETPEPDTLRKTSVVLPSRPEFYDFDLFNQPGQTPELDNRLLAELTYTVFDTETTGLFPQVGDEIISLGAVRIVNGRLLREEVFDQLVNPRRYFWQKSVEVHGIQPEMLESQPAIDDVLPLFHRFVEDSILVAHNAAFDMCMLQMKEESSGITFINPVLDTLLLSAVVHPAQEEHTLEAIAARLGVSIVGRHTALGDALATGEIFLKLVPLLSQMGIRTLGEARMASERTFYARIKY